From one Bos javanicus breed banteng chromosome 15, ARS-OSU_banteng_1.0, whole genome shotgun sequence genomic stretch:
- the LOC133227168 gene encoding membrane-spanning 4-domains subfamily A member 7-like isoform X1, whose protein sequence is MPSPLKLMTNRALDAFTPKGVVISKREKPGHVYQKDDLPKGLPKEATVLGIIQILCFLVISSLGVILVSAPNSSQLSPAISSILMTGYPFLGALCFAITGTVSIISGKKSNKPFAINSLIFSAVSSVAAGVGLILLAGSLVALRTASQQCDSGRDYLSSLPYSTYYYSIYDVKDCLLTIVDLTGVLLVMLNFTVLELLAAAYASVFWWKRSTVTALHSSSHE, encoded by the exons ATGCCATCACCGCTCAAGCTCATGACCAACCGAGCCCTCGATGCCTTCACTCCAAAGGGCGTCGTTATTTCCAAAAGAGAGAAGCCTGGACACGTCTACCAGAAAGATGACCTGCCAAAAGGTCTGCCAAAAGAAGCCACAGTTCTCGGA ATCATCCAGATCCTGTGTTTCCTGGTGATTTCAAGTTTGGGGGTCATCTTGGTTTCTGCTCCCAATTcttcccagctcagcccagcaaTTTCCAGCATTCTGATGACTGGGTACCCatttttaggagctctgtgt TTTGCCATTACCGGAACCGTCTCAATTAtctctggaaaaaaatcaaataagccTTTT GCCATAAACAGCCTCATCTTCAGTGCAGTGAGCTCTGTGGCTGCTGGAGTGGGCCTCATCCTCCTCGCTGGCAGCCTGGTAGCCCTGAGGACGGCCTCCCAGCAGTGTGACTCTGGAAGGGATTACCTATCCTCGCTGCCTTATTCGACATACTATTACTCGATATATGACGTCAAGGACTGTCTCCTGACCATTGTCGATCTAACA GGTGTCCTGCTGGTGATGCTCAACTTCACGGTGCTGGAGCTCTTAGCAGCTGCATACGCTTCTGTCTTTTGGTGGAAACGGTCGACTGTGACAG
- the LOC133227168 gene encoding membrane-spanning 4-domains subfamily A member 7-like isoform X2, whose amino-acid sequence MTCQKVCQKKPQFSDFPSYFFQIIQILCFLVISSLGVILVSAPNSSQLSPAISSILMTGYPFLGALCFAITGTVSIISGKKSNKPFAINSLIFSAVSSVAAGVGLILLAGSLVALRTASQQCDSGRDYLSSLPYSTYYYSIYDVKDCLLTIVDLTGVLLVMLNFTVLELLAAAYASVFWWKRSTVTALHSSSHE is encoded by the exons ATGACCTGCCAAAAGGTCTGCCAAAAGAAGCCACAGTTCTCGGA ttttcccTCTTATTTCTTTCAGATCATCCAGATCCTGTGTTTCCTGGTGATTTCAAGTTTGGGGGTCATCTTGGTTTCTGCTCCCAATTcttcccagctcagcccagcaaTTTCCAGCATTCTGATGACTGGGTACCCatttttaggagctctgtgt TTTGCCATTACCGGAACCGTCTCAATTAtctctggaaaaaaatcaaataagccTTTT GCCATAAACAGCCTCATCTTCAGTGCAGTGAGCTCTGTGGCTGCTGGAGTGGGCCTCATCCTCCTCGCTGGCAGCCTGGTAGCCCTGAGGACGGCCTCCCAGCAGTGTGACTCTGGAAGGGATTACCTATCCTCGCTGCCTTATTCGACATACTATTACTCGATATATGACGTCAAGGACTGTCTCCTGACCATTGTCGATCTAACA GGTGTCCTGCTGGTGATGCTCAACTTCACGGTGCTGGAGCTCTTAGCAGCTGCATACGCTTCTGTCTTTTGGTGGAAACGGTCGACTGTGACAG